From a single Onychomys torridus chromosome 9, mOncTor1.1, whole genome shotgun sequence genomic region:
- the Slitrk6 gene encoding SLIT and NTRK-like protein 6 yields MKRWIHLLYPALLACLSLQSQSPMPSVRGSCDTLCNCEEKDGIMLINCEEKGINKLSQISVPPSRPFQLSLLNNGLTVLHTNAFSGLANALSIHLGFNNIADIETGAFNGLGLLKQLHINHNSLEILKEDTFHGLENLEFLQADNNFITVIEPSAFSKLNRLKVLILNDNAIESLPPNIFRFVPLTHLDLRGNQLQTLPYVGFLEHIGRILDLQLEDNKWACNCEILQLKNWLENMPPQSIIGDIVCNSPPLFKGSILSRLKKESICPIPPEYEEHEDPSGSLLAITSSTSDSRLSSKNTSILKQPTKAPGLMPYLTKASTQLPGPHCPIPCNCKVLSSSGLLVHCQERNIESLSDLQPPPQNPRKLILAGNIIHTIVKSDLMEYFTLEMLHLGNNRIEVLEEGSFMNLTRLQKLYLNGNHLTKLNKGMFLGLHSLEYLYLEYNVVREILPGTFNPMPKLKVLYLNNNLLQVLPPHIFLGVPLTRVNLKTNQFTHLPVSNILDDLDLLIQIDLEDNPWDCSCDLVGLQQWLHKLGTNTMTDDILCTSPGHLDKKELKALNSELLCPGLVNNPSLPTQTSYIMVSSPTMATDTAGTILSSLTDAVPLSVLILGLLIVFITIVFCAAGIVVLVLHRRRRYKKKKVDEQMRDSSPVHLHYSMYGHKTTHHTTERPSASLYEQHMVSPVVHVYRSPSFGPKHLEEVEEKNDKEGNDAKHLQRSLLERENNSPLTGSNMKYKTTDQSTDFLSFQDASSLYRNILEKERELQQLGITEYLRKNIAQLQPDVEVNYPGAHEELKLMETLMYSRPRKVLVEQTKNEYFELKANLHAEPDYLEVLEQQT; encoded by the coding sequence ATGAAGCGGTGGATTCATCTCCTTTATCCAGCTCTGCTTGCCTGTCTGTCTTTACAGTCCCAATCACCAATGCCCTCAGTCAGAGGTTCTTGCGACACTCTTTGCAACTGTGAAGAAAAAGATGGCATAATGCTAATAAATTGTGAAGAAAAGGGCATCAATAAATTATCCCAAATAAGTGTGCCACCTTCAAGACCTTTCCAGTTAAGTTTATTAAATAATGGCTTGACAGTGCTTCACACCAATGCCTTTTCTGGGCTTGCCAATGCTCTCTCGATACATCTTGGATTTAATAACATTGCAGATATTGAGACTGGTGCATTTAACGGCCTTGGGCTTCTTAAGCAACTTCATATCAATCACAATTCTTTGGAAATTCTTAAAGAGGATACATTCCATGGTCTGGAAAACCTGGAATTCTTGCAGGCTGATAATAATTTTATTACAGTTATCGAACCAAGTGCCTTCAGCAAGCTCAATAGGCTGAAAGTGTTAATTTTAAATGACAATGCTATTGAGAGTCTTCCTCCAAACATATTTCGATTTGTTCCTTTAACCCATCTAGATCTTCGTGGAAATCAGTTGCAAACATTGCCGTATGTTGGTTTTTTGGAACACATTGGACGGATATTGGATCTCCAGTTGGAGGACAATAAATGGGCCTGTAACTGTGAAATATTACAGCTAAAAAACTGGCTAGAAAACATGCCTCCACAGTCTATAATTGGTGATATTGTTTGCAACAGTCCTCCACTTTTCAAAGGGAGTATATTGAGTCGCCTGAAAAAGGAATCTATTTGTCCTATTCCACCCGAGTATGAAGAACATGAGGATCCATCAGGATCATTACTGGCCATAACATCTTCAACAAGTGACAGCCGCCTATCAAGCAAGAATACATCCATTTTAAAACAACCTACCAAAGCACCGGGTTTGATGCCTTACCTTACAAAGGCATCCACTCAGCTTCCAGGACCACACTGCCCCATTCCTTGCAACTGCAAAGTCCTCTCCTCATCAGGACTTCTAGTCCACTGTCAGGAGCGCAACATTGAAAGCTTGTCAGATCTACAGCCTCCTCCACAAAATCCTAGAAAGCTGATTCTTGCAGGCAATATTATTCACACCATAGTGAAGTCTGATCTGATGGAATACTTCACTTTGGAAATGCTTCACTTGGGAAACAATCGTATTGAAGTTCTCGAAGAAGGATCATTTATGAATCTAACAAGACTACAGAAGCTCTATCTCAACGGCAATCATCTGACCAAACTAAATAAAGGCATGTTCCTCGGTCTTCACAGCCTCGAGTATTTGTATCTTGAATACAATGTAGTAAGGGAAATATTACCAGGGACCTTCAACCCGATGCCTAAACTGAAAgttctttatttaaataacaaCCTCCTTCAAGTTTTACCACCACATATTTTTTTAGGTGTTCCTTTAACTAgagtaaatcttaaaacaaaccaaTTCACCCACTTACCTGTAAGTAATATCTTGGATGATCTTGACTTACTCATCCAGATTGACCTTGAGGACAACCCTTGGGACTGCTCCTGTGATCTGGTTGGATTGCAACAATGGTTACACAAGCTGGGCACAAACACTATGACAGATGACATCCTCTGCACTTCCCCGGGGCATCTTGacaaaaaggaattaaaagctCTCAACAGTGAACTTCTTTGCCCCGGTTTAGTGAACAATCCTTCCTTGCCAACCCAGACTAGCTACATTATGGTGTCTTCTCCCACAATGGCAACAGATACAGCTGGTACTATTTTAAGCTCTCTCACTGATGCTGTCCCTCTATCGGTTCTGATATTAGGACTTCTGATTGTGTTCATAACTATTGTATTCTGTGCTGCGGGGATTGTGGTTCTTGTTCTCCACCgtaggagaagatataaaaagaaaaaagtagatgaGCAAATGAGAGATAGCAGCCCTGTACATTTACACTACAGCATGTATGGTCATAAAACAACTCACCATACAACTGAGAGACCCTCAGCCTCTCTCTATGAGCAGCATATGGTGAGCCCCGTGGTTCATGTGTATAGAAGTCCATCCTTTGGACCAAAGCATTTGGAAGAAGTTGAAGAAAAGAatgataaagaaggaaatgatgcaAAACATCTTCAGAGGAGCCTGTTAGAACGGGAAAATAATTCCCCTCTTACAGGTTCAAATATGAAATacaaaactacagaccaatcaaCAGATTTTTTGTCCTTTCAAGATGCAAGTTCATTATATAGGAacattttggaaaaagaaagggaactTCAGCAACTGGGCATCACTGAGTACCTAAGAAAAAAcattgctcagctccagccagaTGTGGAAGTCAACTATCCTGGAGCCCATGAGGAACTGAAATTAATGGAAACATTGATGTACTCACGACCGAGGAAGGTGTTGGTGGAACAGactaaaaatgaatattttgagcTCAAAGCTAACTTGCATGCTGAACCTGACTATTTAGAAGTCTTGGAGCAGCAAACATAG